A DNA window from Argopecten irradians isolate NY chromosome 10, Ai_NY, whole genome shotgun sequence contains the following coding sequences:
- the LOC138333254 gene encoding monocarboxylate transporter 12-B-like isoform X1 codes for MASPGYNYAYPTQGQHNQAYQYGYPQHAPPSYQQHMSQPPEAMQPPEAMQVGDLELDTSGPRGSVYSPPNGGWRPWMIVLACFIINMCNAVVVMLVTVFSRDFAKEFGSEKSSDILEAFNAVRKLGVVVAAILMVPLGYRIVGIIGCGMYGVGLFVSSWLTKDQDDFAAFLLGGLSGLGSSFLLLTAIVPPLEYFSSKRLRAIGIVRAGEILGVIGMTFLYIAPDLDKDIDIEYKWEHNFRYQLIPVGVALLCCITLTPLELKSSDSRTNYVGRIVGIVDWKLFKDLVLYLILILIFMDQFGKPLPINQYNELLDEVEIDDKYAKLVAPVIPYLGELVGLIVMVLCCCWKDREIGTVLILIAIINVVAGILACVAPSLKTFGLVAGFGALFGFSKGIFNSLLDNSVPDTFGKGHVRIVEGLFGLIIGIAELVVSPAEEEILDIEEKDPWKISFYVGGGIVIGSGILAILTRFKKPQDYK; via the exons CCGCCTGAAGCCATGCAG CCGCCTGAAGCCATGCAGGTTGGAGATCTTGAGTTGGACACCTCTGGTCCCAGAGGTTCGGTCTACAGTCCTCCTAATGGAGGATGGCGCCCGTGGATGATTGTTCTGGCTTGCTTCATTATCAACATGTGCAATGCTGTGGTCGTCATGTTGGTCACTGTTTTCTCTCGTGATTTCGCCAAAGAATTCGGTAGTGAAAAGTCAAGTGACATCCTTGAGGCATTCAATGCTGTAAGGAAATTAGGAG TTGTGGTGGCGGCCATACTGATGGTGCCTCTAGGATACCGTATTGTGGGAATCATAGGCTGTGGGATGTATGGCGTAGGTCTCTTTGTGTCGTCCTGGCTCACTAAAGATCAGGATGACTTCGCCGCCTTTCTGTTAGGAGGACTCAGTG GACTTGGATCATCCTTTCTCCTTCTTACTGCTATAGTTCCACCCTTGGAATACTTCTCATCAAAACGACTTCGCGCCATTGGTATTGTAAGGGCTGGAGAAATACTCGGTGTTATTGGAATGACATTTCTATACATAGCACCGGATCTGGACAAAGATATTGACATCGAATACAAATGGGAACATAACTTCCGGTATCAGTTAATTCCGGTAGGCGTCGCTCTGCTATGCTGTATCACCCTCACTCCCTTGGAGTTGAAGAGCTCCGATAGTAGAACTAACTATGTCGGCAGAATCGTTGGTATCGTGGATTGGAAATTGTTCAAAGATTTGGTATTATATTTGATACTTATCCTGATCTTCATGGACCAGTTCG GTAAACCATTGCCAATTAACCAATATAACGAATTATTGGACGAAGTGGAAATTGATGACAAGTACGCAAAGCTTGTAGCTCCCGTTATACCGTACCTTGGTGAACTGGTTGGACTAATTGTGATGGTACTGTGTTGCTGTTGGAAGGATAGAGAAATAGGAACCGTCCTGATCCTCATCGCTATCATAAACGTCGTAGCTGGAATACTTGCTTGTGTTGCACCGTCTCTAAAAACATTCGGACTAGTGGCTGGGTTCGGGGCTCTGTTCGGTTTCAGCAAAG GAATATTCAACTCTCTGCTCGACAATTCTGTTCCGGATACGTTTGGTAAAGGCCATGTCCGTATCGTTGAGGGACTGTTTGGGTTGATAATTGGTATTGCTGAGTTAGTGGTATCCCCTGCAGAAG AGGAAATACTGGATATTGAAGAAAAAGATCCatggaaaatatcattttacgtCGGCGGAGGAATTGTGATAGGTTCAGGGATATTAGCAATCTTGACACGATTTAAAAAGCCACAGGACTATAAATAA
- the LOC138333254 gene encoding monocarboxylate transporter 12-B-like isoform X6, with product MQVGDLELDTSGPRGSVYSPPNGGWRPWMIVLACFIINMCNAVVVMLVTVFSRDFAKEFGSEKSSDILEAFNAVRKLGVVVAAILMVPLGYRIVGIIGCGMYGVGLFVSSWLTKDQDDFAAFLLGGLSGLGSSFLLLTAIVPPLEYFSSKRLRAIGIVRAGEILGVIGMTFLYIAPDLDKDIDIEYKWEHNFRYQLIPVGVALLCCITLTPLELKSSDSRTNYVGRIVGIVDWKLFKDLVLYLILILIFMDQFGKPLPINQYNELLDEVEIDDKYAKLVAPVIPYLGELVGLIVMVLCCCWKDREIGTVLILIAIINVVAGILACVAPSLKTFGLVAGFGALFGFSKGIFNSLLDNSVPDTFGKGHVRIVEGLFGLIIGIAELVVSPAEEEILDIEEKDPWKISFYVGGGIVIGSGILAILTRFKKPQDYK from the exons ATGCAGGTTGGAGATCTTGAGTTGGACACCTCTGGTCCCAGAGGTTCGGTCTACAGTCCTCCTAATGGAGGATGGCGCCCGTGGATGATTGTTCTGGCTTGCTTCATTATCAACATGTGCAATGCTGTGGTCGTCATGTTGGTCACTGTTTTCTCTCGTGATTTCGCCAAAGAATTCGGTAGTGAAAAGTCAAGTGACATCCTTGAGGCATTCAATGCTGTAAGGAAATTAGGAG TTGTGGTGGCGGCCATACTGATGGTGCCTCTAGGATACCGTATTGTGGGAATCATAGGCTGTGGGATGTATGGCGTAGGTCTCTTTGTGTCGTCCTGGCTCACTAAAGATCAGGATGACTTCGCCGCCTTTCTGTTAGGAGGACTCAGTG GACTTGGATCATCCTTTCTCCTTCTTACTGCTATAGTTCCACCCTTGGAATACTTCTCATCAAAACGACTTCGCGCCATTGGTATTGTAAGGGCTGGAGAAATACTCGGTGTTATTGGAATGACATTTCTATACATAGCACCGGATCTGGACAAAGATATTGACATCGAATACAAATGGGAACATAACTTCCGGTATCAGTTAATTCCGGTAGGCGTCGCTCTGCTATGCTGTATCACCCTCACTCCCTTGGAGTTGAAGAGCTCCGATAGTAGAACTAACTATGTCGGCAGAATCGTTGGTATCGTGGATTGGAAATTGTTCAAAGATTTGGTATTATATTTGATACTTATCCTGATCTTCATGGACCAGTTCG GTAAACCATTGCCAATTAACCAATATAACGAATTATTGGACGAAGTGGAAATTGATGACAAGTACGCAAAGCTTGTAGCTCCCGTTATACCGTACCTTGGTGAACTGGTTGGACTAATTGTGATGGTACTGTGTTGCTGTTGGAAGGATAGAGAAATAGGAACCGTCCTGATCCTCATCGCTATCATAAACGTCGTAGCTGGAATACTTGCTTGTGTTGCACCGTCTCTAAAAACATTCGGACTAGTGGCTGGGTTCGGGGCTCTGTTCGGTTTCAGCAAAG GAATATTCAACTCTCTGCTCGACAATTCTGTTCCGGATACGTTTGGTAAAGGCCATGTCCGTATCGTTGAGGGACTGTTTGGGTTGATAATTGGTATTGCTGAGTTAGTGGTATCCCCTGCAGAAG AGGAAATACTGGATATTGAAGAAAAAGATCCatggaaaatatcattttacgtCGGCGGAGGAATTGTGATAGGTTCAGGGATATTAGCAATCTTGACACGATTTAAAAAGCCACAGGACTATAAATAA
- the LOC138333254 gene encoding monocarboxylate transporter 12-B-like isoform X3, with amino-acid sequence MKKMEILPKGQEMRGQVFAFCDSTPPEAMQVGDLELDTSGPRGSVYSPPNGGWRPWMIVLACFIINMCNAVVVMLVTVFSRDFAKEFGSEKSSDILEAFNAVRKLGVVVAAILMVPLGYRIVGIIGCGMYGVGLFVSSWLTKDQDDFAAFLLGGLSGLGSSFLLLTAIVPPLEYFSSKRLRAIGIVRAGEILGVIGMTFLYIAPDLDKDIDIEYKWEHNFRYQLIPVGVALLCCITLTPLELKSSDSRTNYVGRIVGIVDWKLFKDLVLYLILILIFMDQFGKPLPINQYNELLDEVEIDDKYAKLVAPVIPYLGELVGLIVMVLCCCWKDREIGTVLILIAIINVVAGILACVAPSLKTFGLVAGFGALFGFSKGIFNSLLDNSVPDTFGKGHVRIVEGLFGLIIGIAELVVSPAEEEILDIEEKDPWKISFYVGGGIVIGSGILAILTRFKKPQDYK; translated from the exons ATGAAGAAAATGGAAATTCTACCCAAGGGTCAAGAAATGCGTGGCCAAGTTTTTGCATTTTGTGATTCCACA CCGCCTGAAGCCATGCAGGTTGGAGATCTTGAGTTGGACACCTCTGGTCCCAGAGGTTCGGTCTACAGTCCTCCTAATGGAGGATGGCGCCCGTGGATGATTGTTCTGGCTTGCTTCATTATCAACATGTGCAATGCTGTGGTCGTCATGTTGGTCACTGTTTTCTCTCGTGATTTCGCCAAAGAATTCGGTAGTGAAAAGTCAAGTGACATCCTTGAGGCATTCAATGCTGTAAGGAAATTAGGAG TTGTGGTGGCGGCCATACTGATGGTGCCTCTAGGATACCGTATTGTGGGAATCATAGGCTGTGGGATGTATGGCGTAGGTCTCTTTGTGTCGTCCTGGCTCACTAAAGATCAGGATGACTTCGCCGCCTTTCTGTTAGGAGGACTCAGTG GACTTGGATCATCCTTTCTCCTTCTTACTGCTATAGTTCCACCCTTGGAATACTTCTCATCAAAACGACTTCGCGCCATTGGTATTGTAAGGGCTGGAGAAATACTCGGTGTTATTGGAATGACATTTCTATACATAGCACCGGATCTGGACAAAGATATTGACATCGAATACAAATGGGAACATAACTTCCGGTATCAGTTAATTCCGGTAGGCGTCGCTCTGCTATGCTGTATCACCCTCACTCCCTTGGAGTTGAAGAGCTCCGATAGTAGAACTAACTATGTCGGCAGAATCGTTGGTATCGTGGATTGGAAATTGTTCAAAGATTTGGTATTATATTTGATACTTATCCTGATCTTCATGGACCAGTTCG GTAAACCATTGCCAATTAACCAATATAACGAATTATTGGACGAAGTGGAAATTGATGACAAGTACGCAAAGCTTGTAGCTCCCGTTATACCGTACCTTGGTGAACTGGTTGGACTAATTGTGATGGTACTGTGTTGCTGTTGGAAGGATAGAGAAATAGGAACCGTCCTGATCCTCATCGCTATCATAAACGTCGTAGCTGGAATACTTGCTTGTGTTGCACCGTCTCTAAAAACATTCGGACTAGTGGCTGGGTTCGGGGCTCTGTTCGGTTTCAGCAAAG GAATATTCAACTCTCTGCTCGACAATTCTGTTCCGGATACGTTTGGTAAAGGCCATGTCCGTATCGTTGAGGGACTGTTTGGGTTGATAATTGGTATTGCTGAGTTAGTGGTATCCCCTGCAGAAG AGGAAATACTGGATATTGAAGAAAAAGATCCatggaaaatatcattttacgtCGGCGGAGGAATTGTGATAGGTTCAGGGATATTAGCAATCTTGACACGATTTAAAAAGCCACAGGACTATAAATAA
- the LOC138333254 gene encoding monocarboxylate transporter 12-B-like isoform X2, translating to MASPGYNYAYPTQGQHNQAYQYGYPQHAPPSYQQHMSQPPEAMQVGDLELDTSGPRGSVYSPPNGGWRPWMIVLACFIINMCNAVVVMLVTVFSRDFAKEFGSEKSSDILEAFNAVRKLGVVVAAILMVPLGYRIVGIIGCGMYGVGLFVSSWLTKDQDDFAAFLLGGLSGLGSSFLLLTAIVPPLEYFSSKRLRAIGIVRAGEILGVIGMTFLYIAPDLDKDIDIEYKWEHNFRYQLIPVGVALLCCITLTPLELKSSDSRTNYVGRIVGIVDWKLFKDLVLYLILILIFMDQFGKPLPINQYNELLDEVEIDDKYAKLVAPVIPYLGELVGLIVMVLCCCWKDREIGTVLILIAIINVVAGILACVAPSLKTFGLVAGFGALFGFSKGIFNSLLDNSVPDTFGKGHVRIVEGLFGLIIGIAELVVSPAEEEILDIEEKDPWKISFYVGGGIVIGSGILAILTRFKKPQDYK from the exons CCGCCTGAAGCCATGCAGGTTGGAGATCTTGAGTTGGACACCTCTGGTCCCAGAGGTTCGGTCTACAGTCCTCCTAATGGAGGATGGCGCCCGTGGATGATTGTTCTGGCTTGCTTCATTATCAACATGTGCAATGCTGTGGTCGTCATGTTGGTCACTGTTTTCTCTCGTGATTTCGCCAAAGAATTCGGTAGTGAAAAGTCAAGTGACATCCTTGAGGCATTCAATGCTGTAAGGAAATTAGGAG TTGTGGTGGCGGCCATACTGATGGTGCCTCTAGGATACCGTATTGTGGGAATCATAGGCTGTGGGATGTATGGCGTAGGTCTCTTTGTGTCGTCCTGGCTCACTAAAGATCAGGATGACTTCGCCGCCTTTCTGTTAGGAGGACTCAGTG GACTTGGATCATCCTTTCTCCTTCTTACTGCTATAGTTCCACCCTTGGAATACTTCTCATCAAAACGACTTCGCGCCATTGGTATTGTAAGGGCTGGAGAAATACTCGGTGTTATTGGAATGACATTTCTATACATAGCACCGGATCTGGACAAAGATATTGACATCGAATACAAATGGGAACATAACTTCCGGTATCAGTTAATTCCGGTAGGCGTCGCTCTGCTATGCTGTATCACCCTCACTCCCTTGGAGTTGAAGAGCTCCGATAGTAGAACTAACTATGTCGGCAGAATCGTTGGTATCGTGGATTGGAAATTGTTCAAAGATTTGGTATTATATTTGATACTTATCCTGATCTTCATGGACCAGTTCG GTAAACCATTGCCAATTAACCAATATAACGAATTATTGGACGAAGTGGAAATTGATGACAAGTACGCAAAGCTTGTAGCTCCCGTTATACCGTACCTTGGTGAACTGGTTGGACTAATTGTGATGGTACTGTGTTGCTGTTGGAAGGATAGAGAAATAGGAACCGTCCTGATCCTCATCGCTATCATAAACGTCGTAGCTGGAATACTTGCTTGTGTTGCACCGTCTCTAAAAACATTCGGACTAGTGGCTGGGTTCGGGGCTCTGTTCGGTTTCAGCAAAG GAATATTCAACTCTCTGCTCGACAATTCTGTTCCGGATACGTTTGGTAAAGGCCATGTCCGTATCGTTGAGGGACTGTTTGGGTTGATAATTGGTATTGCTGAGTTAGTGGTATCCCCTGCAGAAG AGGAAATACTGGATATTGAAGAAAAAGATCCatggaaaatatcattttacgtCGGCGGAGGAATTGTGATAGGTTCAGGGATATTAGCAATCTTGACACGATTTAAAAAGCCACAGGACTATAAATAA
- the LOC138333254 gene encoding monocarboxylate transporter 12-B-like isoform X4 — MRYTNCISPPEAMQVGDLELDTSGPRGSVYSPPNGGWRPWMIVLACFIINMCNAVVVMLVTVFSRDFAKEFGSEKSSDILEAFNAVRKLGVVVAAILMVPLGYRIVGIIGCGMYGVGLFVSSWLTKDQDDFAAFLLGGLSGLGSSFLLLTAIVPPLEYFSSKRLRAIGIVRAGEILGVIGMTFLYIAPDLDKDIDIEYKWEHNFRYQLIPVGVALLCCITLTPLELKSSDSRTNYVGRIVGIVDWKLFKDLVLYLILILIFMDQFGKPLPINQYNELLDEVEIDDKYAKLVAPVIPYLGELVGLIVMVLCCCWKDREIGTVLILIAIINVVAGILACVAPSLKTFGLVAGFGALFGFSKGIFNSLLDNSVPDTFGKGHVRIVEGLFGLIIGIAELVVSPAEEEILDIEEKDPWKISFYVGGGIVIGSGILAILTRFKKPQDYK, encoded by the exons ATGAGATACACCAACTGTATATCT CCGCCTGAAGCCATGCAGGTTGGAGATCTTGAGTTGGACACCTCTGGTCCCAGAGGTTCGGTCTACAGTCCTCCTAATGGAGGATGGCGCCCGTGGATGATTGTTCTGGCTTGCTTCATTATCAACATGTGCAATGCTGTGGTCGTCATGTTGGTCACTGTTTTCTCTCGTGATTTCGCCAAAGAATTCGGTAGTGAAAAGTCAAGTGACATCCTTGAGGCATTCAATGCTGTAAGGAAATTAGGAG TTGTGGTGGCGGCCATACTGATGGTGCCTCTAGGATACCGTATTGTGGGAATCATAGGCTGTGGGATGTATGGCGTAGGTCTCTTTGTGTCGTCCTGGCTCACTAAAGATCAGGATGACTTCGCCGCCTTTCTGTTAGGAGGACTCAGTG GACTTGGATCATCCTTTCTCCTTCTTACTGCTATAGTTCCACCCTTGGAATACTTCTCATCAAAACGACTTCGCGCCATTGGTATTGTAAGGGCTGGAGAAATACTCGGTGTTATTGGAATGACATTTCTATACATAGCACCGGATCTGGACAAAGATATTGACATCGAATACAAATGGGAACATAACTTCCGGTATCAGTTAATTCCGGTAGGCGTCGCTCTGCTATGCTGTATCACCCTCACTCCCTTGGAGTTGAAGAGCTCCGATAGTAGAACTAACTATGTCGGCAGAATCGTTGGTATCGTGGATTGGAAATTGTTCAAAGATTTGGTATTATATTTGATACTTATCCTGATCTTCATGGACCAGTTCG GTAAACCATTGCCAATTAACCAATATAACGAATTATTGGACGAAGTGGAAATTGATGACAAGTACGCAAAGCTTGTAGCTCCCGTTATACCGTACCTTGGTGAACTGGTTGGACTAATTGTGATGGTACTGTGTTGCTGTTGGAAGGATAGAGAAATAGGAACCGTCCTGATCCTCATCGCTATCATAAACGTCGTAGCTGGAATACTTGCTTGTGTTGCACCGTCTCTAAAAACATTCGGACTAGTGGCTGGGTTCGGGGCTCTGTTCGGTTTCAGCAAAG GAATATTCAACTCTCTGCTCGACAATTCTGTTCCGGATACGTTTGGTAAAGGCCATGTCCGTATCGTTGAGGGACTGTTTGGGTTGATAATTGGTATTGCTGAGTTAGTGGTATCCCCTGCAGAAG AGGAAATACTGGATATTGAAGAAAAAGATCCatggaaaatatcattttacgtCGGCGGAGGAATTGTGATAGGTTCAGGGATATTAGCAATCTTGACACGATTTAAAAAGCCACAGGACTATAAATAA
- the LOC138333254 gene encoding monocarboxylate transporter 12-B-like isoform X5 — protein MPPEAMQVGDLELDTSGPRGSVYSPPNGGWRPWMIVLACFIINMCNAVVVMLVTVFSRDFAKEFGSEKSSDILEAFNAVRKLGVVVAAILMVPLGYRIVGIIGCGMYGVGLFVSSWLTKDQDDFAAFLLGGLSGLGSSFLLLTAIVPPLEYFSSKRLRAIGIVRAGEILGVIGMTFLYIAPDLDKDIDIEYKWEHNFRYQLIPVGVALLCCITLTPLELKSSDSRTNYVGRIVGIVDWKLFKDLVLYLILILIFMDQFGKPLPINQYNELLDEVEIDDKYAKLVAPVIPYLGELVGLIVMVLCCCWKDREIGTVLILIAIINVVAGILACVAPSLKTFGLVAGFGALFGFSKGIFNSLLDNSVPDTFGKGHVRIVEGLFGLIIGIAELVVSPAEEEILDIEEKDPWKISFYVGGGIVIGSGILAILTRFKKPQDYK, from the exons ATG CCGCCTGAAGCCATGCAGGTTGGAGATCTTGAGTTGGACACCTCTGGTCCCAGAGGTTCGGTCTACAGTCCTCCTAATGGAGGATGGCGCCCGTGGATGATTGTTCTGGCTTGCTTCATTATCAACATGTGCAATGCTGTGGTCGTCATGTTGGTCACTGTTTTCTCTCGTGATTTCGCCAAAGAATTCGGTAGTGAAAAGTCAAGTGACATCCTTGAGGCATTCAATGCTGTAAGGAAATTAGGAG TTGTGGTGGCGGCCATACTGATGGTGCCTCTAGGATACCGTATTGTGGGAATCATAGGCTGTGGGATGTATGGCGTAGGTCTCTTTGTGTCGTCCTGGCTCACTAAAGATCAGGATGACTTCGCCGCCTTTCTGTTAGGAGGACTCAGTG GACTTGGATCATCCTTTCTCCTTCTTACTGCTATAGTTCCACCCTTGGAATACTTCTCATCAAAACGACTTCGCGCCATTGGTATTGTAAGGGCTGGAGAAATACTCGGTGTTATTGGAATGACATTTCTATACATAGCACCGGATCTGGACAAAGATATTGACATCGAATACAAATGGGAACATAACTTCCGGTATCAGTTAATTCCGGTAGGCGTCGCTCTGCTATGCTGTATCACCCTCACTCCCTTGGAGTTGAAGAGCTCCGATAGTAGAACTAACTATGTCGGCAGAATCGTTGGTATCGTGGATTGGAAATTGTTCAAAGATTTGGTATTATATTTGATACTTATCCTGATCTTCATGGACCAGTTCG GTAAACCATTGCCAATTAACCAATATAACGAATTATTGGACGAAGTGGAAATTGATGACAAGTACGCAAAGCTTGTAGCTCCCGTTATACCGTACCTTGGTGAACTGGTTGGACTAATTGTGATGGTACTGTGTTGCTGTTGGAAGGATAGAGAAATAGGAACCGTCCTGATCCTCATCGCTATCATAAACGTCGTAGCTGGAATACTTGCTTGTGTTGCACCGTCTCTAAAAACATTCGGACTAGTGGCTGGGTTCGGGGCTCTGTTCGGTTTCAGCAAAG GAATATTCAACTCTCTGCTCGACAATTCTGTTCCGGATACGTTTGGTAAAGGCCATGTCCGTATCGTTGAGGGACTGTTTGGGTTGATAATTGGTATTGCTGAGTTAGTGGTATCCCCTGCAGAAG AGGAAATACTGGATATTGAAGAAAAAGATCCatggaaaatatcattttacgtCGGCGGAGGAATTGTGATAGGTTCAGGGATATTAGCAATCTTGACACGATTTAAAAAGCCACAGGACTATAAATAA